From a region of the Primulina eburnea isolate SZY01 chromosome 7, ASM2296580v1, whole genome shotgun sequence genome:
- the LOC140837332 gene encoding large ribosomal subunit protein eL22y-like, with amino-acid sequence MAKLSKGVGAGAQKGGKKKAATFVIDCAKPVEDKIMEIASLEKFLQERIKVAGKPGALGDAVTVTRDKTKITVTANDTNFSKRYLKYLTKKYLKKNNVRDWLRVIASNKDRNMYELRYFNIAENEAEEED; translated from the exons ATGGCGAAGCTGAGTAAAGGAGTAGGGGCTGGGGCTCAGAAAGGGGGGAAAAAGAAGGCCGCGACGTTTGTTATCGACTGCGCAAAGCCGGTTGAGGATAAGATCATGGAAATCGCCTCACTGGAAAAGTTCCTTCAAGAGCGCATCAAGGTCGCCGGGAAGCCAGGGGCTCTGGGAGACGCCGTTACTGTCACCCGGGATAAGACAAAGATCACCGTTACTGCTAATGACACAAACTTCTCCAAGAG GTATTTGAAGTACTTGACAAAGAAATATCTGAAGAAGAATAATGTGCGTGATTGGCTCCGAGTTATAGCTTCCAACAAAGACCGTAATATGTATGAATTGAGGTACTTCAACATTGCTGAGAATGAGGCTGAAGAGGAGGATTGA